Below is a window of Rhizobium jaguaris DNA.
TCTCGGCGGACCGCAGCTCTATATCGAAAAGCGCGGCCATCCGCGCCTGCGCAGCCGCCATTTCATTGCTGCCATCGGCCCGAAGGAGCGCGACGAATGGTTGCTCTGCTTCCGCCGCGCCATGGACGAAACCGTCGCAAACGAGAAACTGAGGGCTATCATCTGGGAGCCCATTGAACGCCTCGCCTTTCACATGCAGAACCGGGAACAGGATTAGACATGAGCTTCAGCGCCACGATCCGTCCGCTTACCCTGTTTATAGCCGGCATCCTCGGCGGCGCCGGCGTTGCGCTCGCAGCAGCGGCATCCCATGGCGGCGACACGCATTTTCTCGGTTCCGCCTCGACCATGTGTCTGGCGCATGCCCCTACCCTGCTTGCCCTCTATGCCGGGTACGACCGCATCCGCACCGCGCCGATAGCAGCCGTGCTGCTAGGGCTCGGAACACTGATCTTTGCAGGTGATCTTGTCGGCCGCCATTTCGGCAATAGTTCGCTTTTCCCGCTGGCCGCACCGACGGGAGGGCTCGGCATGATAGCGGGATGGGCTGTGGTGGCTCTGGGCGCGTCCTTTAAAAGGACCGCAGCTGAAACTTGAAACCGGCCGTCGATCTCGCCGGCCGGTATCAGACGATGCCGTCAGACGCCGGCAACCACATTAAATCCTTCGAACCGCGGCGGCCCCCAATATAGCGCCTTGTTATCACCAGCATTGCGGTGCGCCATGCGGAAATTCTCGGATTTCGTCCAATTGAGGAAATCCTCTTCACTGCGCCAGATCGTATGCGAGGAAAACAGCGTATAACCCTCTTCCACATTCGTGCCGCCGCGCAGCAGGCGGAATTCTACGAAACCAGGGACATCTTCCAATCGTGAATCGCGACCTTTCCAGACCGCTTCAAAAGCGCCTTCCGAACCGATGATGACCTTGAAGCGGTTCATCGCAATATACATGGCTGGATCTCCCGGTGTCAGACCTTCTGGCGGCGTTGCGCAGTCTTGCCCGGCAGCGGCGCAAAGGCAATGACATTCGTGCCGTCTTGCGCAGAAACACCCAGCGGCGGATTCGGCTCTTCAACTGGAGCGCGCGCCTCCCAAAAAGGAAAGGCCGTCACGTTGGAAGCCTGCCTTTGCTCTTCGGCGCGGCGCATCAGTAACTCATAGAGCTCCGGCACCAAGCCGTTGCCATTTTGTGAGGCCAGCTTGTGCAGGCCGATCATCATGAACCCGTCAGGGCCTTTGTCAGTCATCGGGAATTGTCTCGTTCGTTCATCGTCTGCAGCGCCCGCTCGAGGCTCGACTTGCTGCCATTGCGCAAAGGTATGAAGGCCTTGCCGAATTTCTTGCAGCCGGTCTTCACCCGCAGGCAAGCATCGTGGCTGATACAGTCGATCGGGCAGAAGACGCAGTCGACCGAAGGCAGCACGGTGTCGATGCGCGACACCGCCTCGCGCAAGCCGCCGTCGTGATGGATGAGCTCGGCGCCGAAGCTGCTGGCGATCTGGCGCAAATGCGCCACCTGGCAATCGCGACCGCCGACATAGAGGAAACTGCGCCCGTCGAGACTGGATCTTGCGGATACCGGCTCCGGCGTTTGCGCCTCGCGGCTATCGCGGCCAAAATCCTTTTTCCCCTTACGCGCCATGCGTCACCCGCTCGTTGGTTGCTCTTGTGCACTCGACTCCAGCGAGCGCGAGAGAACCATATTAAAGTTGATTTTTGCAGTAAAGTATAAAGTTGATAATTTTCATCATATTTTATTGCGGCCTATCGCCCTGTCACCTGAACCTCCTGCGTGAAGGACCAGCTGGGTTTGCCCCATTCCGGGGGCAGCGGCGGAAACGGTGCAGCTCGGCGAACGCCATCGGTGACGGCTTCATCCAGTTCGGGAATGCCCGAACTCCGTGCTACGGAAAGGGAACTGAGCTCACCGCCCGCTCCGATCGTCAGACGCACCCGAACCGTTATGCCCTTTTCGTAATTCGAGGACAGACGCACGGCGCGGCGAATGCGGGACTGCACCTTGCCCGGATAATTGGCAACGGCCGCGCTGCCCAAGCCGGTGCGACGGCCGTCGGTTAGCGAATTCGCATTCGACTGCGCATTTTCAGTGCCTTCGGCAGAACCCTTCTTCGAATCTTGCTCACTCTCGCCGCCGGAGCCGGCCTTCACCTTCACGGCCTTGGGCGGCTGTTTCTTGACGATGTCTTTCGGCTTTTCGATCGGCTTGGCCTGTTGAAGCGGTTTCTCGACCGGGGTCACCGCTTCGGTGGGCGGTACGGCAGCCTGCGCAGCCTCCACCGGCTGCACTTCAACAGGTTTCGTCTCGGCGGGTTGGACTTCCTCAGGCTTAGCATTTGTCGGCTGCACCGACGCCGTCATCGGCTGAACCACGGTCGTTTCGGCCGGCGCCTGCGTCGCCAGCACCTCCGGCTCCGGGCTGACGATCGCTTCCCGCGAGATCTGTTGCAGCGGCTGCGCCGTCTCCACCGTTTCAGTCGCCGGCTGAACAGCTTCGACTGTCTCGACCGGCTGAGCCGCCGTTGGCTGCGGTTGAACGGCTTCCGCTTCTGCAGGCTTTACATCGGCAGGCTGCATCGTCCGCGGCTGCACGGCATCTGCCGTTATCTGCTCGGGCTGCGGCTCCGTACTTTCCTCGCCCGCCGACATCTGATCCATATCCGAGCTGCCGAGCATGATAACGCTGACGGTATCGCCGGCCTCCTCCTCGGCATCTTCGGGGGCCACGGCCATCGTCACCAACAAGGCCGCAACAATAACAGCGTGAAAGAGGAAGGAGCCGAGGCAAGCGACGGCAACAGTTTTCTTGCCTGTCGAAGGAGCCAGCCTCGGCCTCTCCATCAGCACATCCATGACGGGTGGCTCGGGCGCATCCGGCACAGGCTCGGCCGGATGATCGGGAAAGGAGCCTATCTGCGTGAATCGGCTGTAATGCGCAACCGCTTCAGCGGCCGGGGGGCGCGGTAGGCCGTCAAGGCCGATCAGTTCGTGGCCTGGAAGCACACTCGGATGATTGTCATTCATGCCGCCGCCGGCGCGGCGACGCTCGATGGAAACCCTGACCGAGCGCGAAGCCATGGTCTCAGCCTTCGAAAGGAACGGAAAGCTGTGAACGCGTCGTGAGAGCTGCCTTGCACTCCCCCGCCGCCGGGCCATCGCACACCGGCGTATCGTTGATGATGATGCGGCTGACGCTCTCGCACTTCACGCCAGGCATATCAAATTGCCGCACCCGCTTCTTGCCGACCGGCAGGTCGCGAAAATCAAGGACGGTGACGCGGTCGACCGCATTCTTGTCGTTGAAGAAGGCGAGTTCGAAGGAGATCTTGCCGATCGGCGTCGCCAGATCGTTTTCCGCGACGAAGGTCATCATGCAGCCCTTCTGCGACGGTACCAGTGCATTGAGCTCGACACTCAGCTTCTGGGCACTCGCCGTTGGAGCCGCAGTCGCATCCTGGGCGAAGGCCGGGAGGCAGGATGCAATGGCGATCAACCCGCTGGCGGCCACCGCCAAAATCGTCTTCGTCGGCATCAGCAATCTCTCCTGAATATCTCGTGGCGAGCGCGGATCGAACACCGAATACCGGCATGCGCACCACCCAAAATTAAAACTTGACTCTAACACTCTTCTATTGCGTCTTTAGGAAACCTTGAGTATGTGAGTCAAGATAAATCTGGCCAGGGCATTGTCCGGCTTCCTATGAATTTTCAGGCAAAACCAAGCAGGATGATTGCTGAGAAAACCCCAATACAGCCGGTGCCGCTGATGGCCGCACCGCAAATTAGAATTGTCGAGAGCACGGATATTTTCCGTGGCCAAACTGAAATCATGATCAGGCACGAGGGCGTCATCTACCGGATGAAAATCACGCGCCAAGGCAAACTCATTCTCAACAAATAGGCATAGCAGATGACTGACACGACCAAAGAAACGACCCGATTGTCCCCCGCCGACATCCGCGCCTTCCGCGCCGAAAATTCAAAATGCGCGAGCGCGATATCGCTGCTCGGTTGGGTGTTTCCGAGGCGGCACTGGTTGCCGCGGAAGTCGGCATTTCCGCTGTTCGCATCGACGCCGATGTCTATCGTTTCCTCGATCGCGTCGCTTCCCTCGGCGAAGTCCTGGCGCTGTCGCGCAACGAAAGCGCCGTACATGAAAAAATCGGCGTTTACGAAAACATCAAATCGGGCGTGCAGGCGGCCATCGTGCTCGGCGAGAATATCGATCTGCGCATTTTCCCGAAGCGCTGGGCGCATGCCTTCGCGGTCACCAAAATGGATGGCGACCAACAGCGGTTCAGCCTGCAGTTCTTCGACAAGGCCGGTAGCGCCGTCCATAAGGTGCACCTGCGCCCCGCCTCCAACCTCGAGGCCTATCATGCCATCGTCGTCGAGCTGCTGCTCGAAGACCAGTCGCAGGGTTTTATCGAGGATCGCTCCGGCTACGACAACGGCGCGATCGACGGCGATGTCAGCCGCGACGAACTGCGCGACCACTGGAGCCGCATGACCGACACACATGAATTCTTCGGCATGCTGAAGAAATTGAAGATCGGCCGCCAGGCGGCGATCCGCACGGTCGGTGACGATTATGCCTGGAAGTTGGAGACGAGCGCGGTCGCCGAGATGATGCATGCCTCTGTCCGCGAAGGTCTGCCGATCATGTGCTTCGTTGCCAATGACGGCATTGTGCAGATCCATTCCGGACCAATCTTCAATGTGCAGGCCATGGGTCCGTGGATCAACGTCATGGATCCCACCTTCCATCTGCATCTGCGTCAGGATCACATTGCCGAGGCCTGGGCCGTGCGCAAGCCGACGAAGGATGGTCATGTCACCTCGCTTGAAGCCTACAACGCCAAAGGCGAGATGATCATCCAGTTCTTCGGCAAGCGGACGGAAGGCTTCGACGAGCGTCCCGACTGGCGCACTATTATCGAGAACCTGCCGAAGGCCGATGCCAGCGTCGCTGCGTAAGGATCGGGCCATGACGATGTTGAAGAACTTCAAGCGCATCAAGCCGTGGGAAATCGCGCTGACAGCGCTAGTGATGGCTTTGCCATTCCTTCCCACGAGCCCGATCAAGAGCGGCCATGATTTCGTCGGGCACGCCCACGCCACGGAAGCGCCCAAGATCGATACGTCCCGCCTTGTCTCGATCGGCGGCGACGTCACCGAGATCATCTACGCGCTGGGCGAGGGAAACAGACTGATCGCCCGCGACTCCACCAGCATGTATCCGGAGGCGGCGGCCAAGCTGCCCGATGTCGGCTATATGCGCGCGCTTTCACCCGAGGGCATCCTCGCCGTCAATCCGACCGCGATCGTCGCGGTGGACGGCTCCGGCCCGCCGGAGGCTCTGGCGGTGCTGCGCAATGCCAGCGTGCCCTTCGAAACCGTGCCGCAGACCTATGACCGCGACGGCATTCTGAAGAAGATCGACGTCATCGGCTCGCTGCTTGGTGTTCCGGACAAGGCGAAGGCCCTCGAAAATAAGGTTGCCGCGGATCTCGACGCCTCGGTCACGGACTCCGGGAAACGCTCTGAGGCCGAGCGCAAACGCGTGCTTTTTGTCCTGAGCAACCAGAATGGCAAGATCCTCGCTTCGGGCGGCAACACCGCCGCCGACGGCATCATCAAGCTTGCCGGCGCCATCAATGCCGTCGACAATTTCTCGGGCTACAAGCCGCTGACCGATGAAGCGATCATCGAGGCAAAGCCCGACGTGATCCTGATCATGGACCGTGAAGGCCCGCTGTCGATGAAGGATGACGACCTCTTGAAGCAACCGGCGATTTCGCTAACGCCGGCGGCCAGCCACAAGGCGATCATCCGCATGGACGGCCTGTATCTGCTCGGCTTCGGGCCGCGCACCGCCAGCGCCGTGCGCGAGCTCAACGCCGCGATCTACGGGGGCTAAGGTGGCACTCAACGAGGTCATGCCGGGGCTGAAGCGCATGTCGCACCATACGGATCGCCGCCATCGCGAGGGCGACCGCACCGCCCTTGCTCTTTTCGTCCTGGCCGGCCTCGTGGTCACAGCCCTCCTTGCTTTCGCCTTTTCGATCATGACCGGCGCATCCGATGCCTCAATTGTCGATGTCATCGGAAGCATGGTAAGCGGCGGCGCGGACAGTGCGCTGAGCAGCCGCGATCGTATCATCATCTTCGATATCCGCCTTCCCCGCGCTATCCTCGGCTTCCTGATAGGCGGCGGGCTCGCTGTTTCGGGTGCGGTCATGCAGGGCCTGTTCCGCAATCCGCTCGCCGATCCCGGCCTGATCGGGGTTTCGGCGGGCTCCAGTCTCGGGGCAGTGGCGATGATCGTCCTTAGCGGCAGTATTCTTGCCCCGGTCGCGCATGTCTTCGGCATCTTTTCCTTCCCGATTGCCGCCTTCATTGGCGGTCTCGTCACAACTGTGCTCCTCTACAGAGTGGCGACGCGGCAAGGGCAGACATCCATAGCGACCATGCTCTTGGCCGGTATCGCGCTCGGTTCCCTGGCGCTGGCGGCGACCGGCATGCTGATCTACATGGCCGATGATCGGCAACTTCGCGACCTCACCTTCTGGAGCATGGGCTCGCTCGCCGGGGCGACCTGGACCAAGATCGCCGCCGCCGGACCGATCAT
It encodes the following:
- a CDS encoding group II truncated hemoglobin — protein: MSEETTTLYQAIGGDETVWALTARFYELMDTLPEAANCRAVHPPSLEGSREKLYEYLTGYLGGPQLYIEKRGHPRLRSRHFIAAIGPKERDEWLLCFRRAMDETVANEKLRAIIWEPIERLAFHMQNREQD
- a CDS encoding DUF423 domain-containing protein — encoded protein: MSFSATIRPLTLFIAGILGGAGVALAAAASHGGDTHFLGSASTMCLAHAPTLLALYAGYDRIRTAPIAAVLLGLGTLIFAGDLVGRHFGNSSLFPLAAPTGGLGMIAGWAVVALGASFKRTAAET
- a CDS encoding antibiotic biosynthesis monooxygenase family protein codes for the protein MYIAMNRFKVIIGSEGAFEAVWKGRDSRLEDVPGFVEFRLLRGGTNVEEGYTLFSSHTIWRSEEDFLNWTKSENFRMAHRNAGDNKALYWGPPRFEGFNVVAGV
- a CDS encoding DUF2325 domain-containing protein, whose amino-acid sequence is MARKGKKDFGRDSREAQTPEPVSARSSLDGRSFLYVGGRDCQVAHLRQIASSFGAELIHHDGGLREAVSRIDTVLPSVDCVFCPIDCISHDACLRVKTGCKKFGKAFIPLRNGSKSSLERALQTMNERDNSR
- a CDS encoding cell envelope integrity protein TolA is translated as MASRSVRVSIERRRAGGGMNDNHPSVLPGHELIGLDGLPRPPAAEAVAHYSRFTQIGSFPDHPAEPVPDAPEPPVMDVLMERPRLAPSTGKKTVAVACLGSFLFHAVIVAALLVTMAVAPEDAEEEAGDTVSVIMLGSSDMDQMSAGEESTEPQPEQITADAVQPRTMQPADVKPAEAEAVQPQPTAAQPVETVEAVQPATETVETAQPLQQISREAIVSPEPEVLATQAPAETTVVQPMTASVQPTNAKPEEVQPAETKPVEVQPVEAAQAAVPPTEAVTPVEKPLQQAKPIEKPKDIVKKQPPKAVKVKAGSGGESEQDSKKGSAEGTENAQSNANSLTDGRRTGLGSAAVANYPGKVQSRIRRAVRLSSNYEKGITVRVRLTIGAGGELSSLSVARSSGIPELDEAVTDGVRRAAPFPPLPPEWGKPSWSFTQEVQVTGR
- the hemP gene encoding hemin uptake protein HemP, coding for MIAEKTPIQPVPLMAAPQIRIVESTDIFRGQTEIMIRHEGVIYRMKITRQGKLILNK
- a CDS encoding heme/hemin ABC transporter substrate-binding protein — protein: MTMLKNFKRIKPWEIALTALVMALPFLPTSPIKSGHDFVGHAHATEAPKIDTSRLVSIGGDVTEIIYALGEGNRLIARDSTSMYPEAAAKLPDVGYMRALSPEGILAVNPTAIVAVDGSGPPEALAVLRNASVPFETVPQTYDRDGILKKIDVIGSLLGVPDKAKALENKVAADLDASVTDSGKRSEAERKRVLFVLSNQNGKILASGGNTAADGIIKLAGAINAVDNFSGYKPLTDEAIIEAKPDVILIMDREGPLSMKDDDLLKQPAISLTPAASHKAIIRMDGLYLLGFGPRTASAVRELNAAIYGG
- a CDS encoding FecCD family ABC transporter permease, with product MPGLKRMSHHTDRRHREGDRTALALFVLAGLVVTALLAFAFSIMTGASDASIVDVIGSMVSGGADSALSSRDRIIIFDIRLPRAILGFLIGGGLAVSGAVMQGLFRNPLADPGLIGVSAGSSLGAVAMIVLSGSILAPVAHVFGIFSFPIAAFIGGLVTTVLLYRVATRQGQTSIATMLLAGIALGSLALAATGMLIYMADDRQLRDLTFWSMGSLAGATWTKIAAAGPIIVLSMLPLPFMARGLNALTLGEAAAFHMGIAVQRLKNVAIVSVAAAIGASVAVSGGIGFVGIIVPHILRLAIGPDHRFLLPASALLGGALLIIADVVARTVVSPAELPIGIITAGVGGPFFLWMLLRQRSRLSL